TGCAGGTGGCTAAGACAGGTTTGATCAACTTTAGAAGGTTGGAATACCGGCAAACCTAATTCAATGGCCTTGATTTTAACCGCCGGGCTATCGATTTTTTGCCCGCGGCCCTGGGGTTTGTCAGGCTGGCACCACACCTCTAAAATAGGAAAATTCATGCGATGCAAGGCCTCTAAACAAGGCACTGCAATTTCGGGTGAACCAAGATAAACAATTTTGGGTTGATTCATCTTACGATTGGGCCTTGAAAACCCTTTCCCTCTTTTTTGAGCTGCTTCACGTATAAATCTCGCTTCAATGGGCTTAAAGCATCTACGATCAATTTGCCATCCATGTGATCGATTTCATGTTGAAAGGCCACGGCCAATAAATCTTCACCCGCTAATTGCTGCTCTTTACCTTCAAGGTCCCAATATTTCAAAATAACTTTTTTCTTTCGTTTCATAGGAACAATGAGTTCAGGACACGACAAACAACCTTCTTCCCAAATAACTTCCCCTTCACTTTTCATAATTTCGGGATTGATAATCACGTGTGGTTCTCGCGCTTTTAATTTGCCATCTTCATTCTGACGATAGGCCACATCAAGCACCATAAATCGCTTAAGCACCCCCACTTGCACCGCCGCCAAACCCACGCCCGGCGCCGTATACATGGTCTCGAACATATCATCCACTAATTTACGGAAATTGGCATCAACCTCCGTGAACTTTACCTGCTCCGAACGAGTCCGCAATCTTTTATCGCCTAAAATTAAAATAGGGAGAATCATAAATATTCTCTATCATGGCAGGATTAAAAAATAAACTCCTTCTCCTATACGAACGAAAGTTCAAAAATCATTCTCTGTTGTCCGAAAATGAATCTCCTCCCTTATCTATCTCTATTAGTTTTGAGGAGATAGCCCTGGCACAGTACTTGCTAATCAATTCCTATTGAACTCTAAAATAACCTTGAAAAAGATATAAATTAAGTATATATTAAGTATGAATTTTGAGTGGGATCCTATCAAAAACAGTCAAAACCAAAAGAAACACGGTGTTTCTTTCGAGGAAGCAAGTTTAATTTGGGAAGGTGTCCATTTAGAAGTCAAAAACATCGCCTATTCGACAGAAGAGGAAATAAGACACGCAACCATGGGATGGATAAGAGAAATCATCTACGTTGCTATTTGGACAAAACGAGGCAATAAAATTCGCCTAATCTCAGTACGGAGGGCAAGTAAAAATGAAGAAAAAGTCTTTTTCAAAAAAATTCAAGACGACCCAGGCAATGGATGAGGCCTTAGAGGCGACTGATTTATCTCATGAATTTTCAACTAGAGGGGTATTGAAAAAACCATTGATCAAAAAGATTAATCTAGATTTACCGGCGGAAATCATCCAACAAATCGACTCTATTGCCCAAAAGGTTGGTGTCTCTAGGCAACCCTTACTAAAAATTTGGATCCACGAGCGCCTAAAAACAGAAATCTCCAAATAGACCTCTTGCAGGACCGTAGCGAGCGACCCAAGGACAAGGCGGGGCGGGGCCCCAAAACCGCAGCGTATATGAAAATACGTGAGGATTTTGGGGTGACCCAACGAAGTCATTGGGTCGCGCAGTAGGTTATGCAAGAGGTCTAATGAATTTTCTCACAGGGTGTTTAGTGGATCCACATCAACTGCCATCTGCACCCCTGATGGTAAGCGCCCTTCAAATTCAATAAGCCAATTCATTAATTTAGAATGTACGGCTTGCCAATGGTGTAGTTTAAGCATTAACTGCCATCGATATTTATTGCGCAATCGCTCAATGATGCATGCTGCAGGGCCAAGCAGGTTAACTTGATCAGATGGTTTCAAAAAATTTTCGATTTCTAAACGCGCTTTTTTGGAAACTTCGCAGGCTTTCTCGCGTTGGTTTGAGCTAAAGCGTAGTAAAACAATTTTACTAAACGGCGGGTAAAACAATTCTTGTCGATAAACTTTTTCATTCTCGTAAAAATGATCGGGGTCTTGTTTAACTGCATATTGAATGCTGGAATGCTCGGGGTTGAAAGTTTGAATCATCACCCGACCTGGCAAATGATGTCTGCCTGCGCGACCGGCCACTTGAGTTAGCATCTGAAAAGTACGTTCGTGGGCACGAAAATCACCCATGTTGATTGACTGATCTGCCAACAGAACCCCTACTAAAGTAAGATAGGGGAAGTCGTGGCCTTTGATGACCAATTGAGTACCCACCAATACATCGATTTTTCGATTTAAAAAATCAGCGAGGATTTTTTGGCCTTGGCCCTTTTTTCCCATGGTGTCACGATCGAGTCTCGCAACCCGAGCGTTGGGAAAGAGCTCGGTTAAGCGATCTTCAATACGTTGAGTGCCGCTACCTATAAGCAGCAGTTCTGTTTTTCCACATTGCGGACAGACCTCGGGGCGTGGGTAGCTTAACTCACAATAATGACATTTTAAAGTTTGCCCACGGTGATAAACCAAACTCACATCACAATTGGGGCAATGAACCGCAAACCCACAGTGGGCGCATAATAAAAAGTTGGCAAACCCGCGCCGATTAATAAATAAAATGGCCTGCTCATCGCGCGATAAACAAACTTTTAATTGTTCGATTAAGGGCGCGCTTAAAAAGCTATCTTGATCCCACGATACCTTGGTCAAATCGACAATCTCCACTTGGGGCAAAACCCCCCTCGTGGCACGAGTGTTAAGTCGTTGAATTTTGTATTTCCCTTTTTCCACATTATAAAGAGTTTCAACCGCAGGCGTTGCCGAACCCAACACAATAGGAATTTTTTCTAAATGGGCGCGCATCACCGCCACATCCCGCCCCTGATAACGAAACCGTTCTTCTTGTTTGTAGCTTGCATCTTGTTCTTCATCGACTACGATCAACCCTAAATTTTGAAAAGGTAGAAAGACCGCTGAACGAGTCCCCACAACAACTGCTGGGTTCCCTTGATAAACTTGCCACCATATTTTCAAGCGCTGAGCGTCGCTAAGGTTAGAGTGATAAGGTACAATAGGATTGCCCAACATTTCGCAGAATCGCCCGATGGCCTGCGGGGTTAACGCAATCTCGGGTACTAAAATTAAAGCCGATTTTTTTTGGGCAAGACAATGTTTTGCCAAATGCAAATAGACTTCGGTTTTTCCGCTTCCCGTAATCCCTTGTAATAAAACCGGATAAAATTGATGAAAGTGTTTAGAAATTTCAGCAAAGGCTTGTTGCTGATCTTTGTTGAGTTGAATCTCGATGGATTTTTCAAAACCAGGCTCAAACTCAATAACGCGGGAACGAGCGCCCTTACTCAACTTACCCTGAATAAGGCTTGAGGGTAGAGCGGATTTAAAAACTTCTCCGGCCGGAGTTAAATAATAGTGACTGGCCCATTTCAAAAGACGATGCAGCCCTGGAGGCAAAACTAATTCTTGAAAATTGCTTTGAATATTTTTGATTTCAAAATCACCCACTGGCGCGTGGGATAAAATTTCTTCTACCCAACCAATCGAAGATTTTCGGCCAAAACTCACCTGCACGATAGACCCTGCCTGAATCTTGGGAGCATCGGCTGAACTGATCCCATAATGGAAACGTTTAAATTTGGGGATAGGTAAAGCCACGCTGGCAAAACTTTGATGATTTTTCATGAAAAATTTTTCCCTTGCTAAAAGGCGCAATTCATTCATATCCCTGCGCCGTCGGATGAGTCAAATCTTTAACCATTTGTTTTTAAAAAGTTTTTTTAACGAATTTTATTACGCATTGCGTTATGAGATTGATCATTACCTCGTTTCAAAAATTAAGCTCTAAATAAAAACAACTTAAGACCAAGACCCCCGATAAAAAAAGAGGGGATACGCATTAAAAATCAACTGCTTATCGAGGCGAGGGTAGTTTCTTGGCAATTTCATCTTATATAACAGCAATCGGGAACTGGCTTGCGCAAATAGTCACCACTGAACCGCCGCCTCCGGAACAACCTTTTTCTCCAAACCCTCCCCTTGATTACTTCATTGCATCGGCTCGAGTTTCTTTTGAAGCTGAAATGAAAAAAAATTTCTCCTGCGGGGTACGCGCCTTTGGACTCAATGCCAGTTTTAAAAGATATCTCCCCGGAACACCTCGTTTCGTTGGTAGCATTGACATTGTCAATAATCATTTTAGCCCATCCAACCCGCTTATCACCATGCCCGGAGTTTATATCGACGGCCCAGCTTGGTACAACTATGGTCACCCTGGGGTCTATCGTATTGATGATCCTGGCATTGACCAATTACTCGTCGGGCCTGCAGGTGGCGGACATATCTATCGACCTGAGCGTCACGAACTATGCTTAGGAAATAGCCCTAGCGATACCTTAAAATGTTTCTCTCTTGAAAAACTTCCGGAAGTAGCCAAAGCGGTCTTATACGGAGGGACCCTAGCCGACCTTATTGAAGCGATCAAAAATGCCCCTTCAAAAAAACCAAGCCCTGATGATGGTTATG
The window above is part of the Deltaproteobacteria bacterium genome. Proteins encoded here:
- a CDS encoding BrnT family toxin, whose product is MNFEWDPIKNSQNQKKHGVSFEEASLIWEGVHLEVKNIAYSTEEEIRHATMGWIREIIYVAIWTKRGNKIRLISVRRASKNEEKVFFKKIQDDPGNG
- the def gene encoding peptide deformylase, which gives rise to MILPILILGDKRLRTRSEQVKFTEVDANFRKLVDDMFETMYTAPGVGLAAVQVGVLKRFMVLDVAYRQNEDGKLKAREPHVIINPEIMKSEGEVIWEEGCLSCPELIVPMKRKKKVILKYWDLEGKEQQLAGEDLLAVAFQHEIDHMDGKLIVDALSPLKRDLYVKQLKKEGKGFQGPIVR
- the priA gene encoding primosomal protein N' produces the protein MNELRLLAREKFFMKNHQSFASVALPIPKFKRFHYGISSADAPKIQAGSIVQVSFGRKSSIGWVEEILSHAPVGDFEIKNIQSNFQELVLPPGLHRLLKWASHYYLTPAGEVFKSALPSSLIQGKLSKGARSRVIEFEPGFEKSIEIQLNKDQQQAFAEISKHFHQFYPVLLQGITGSGKTEVYLHLAKHCLAQKKSALILVPEIALTPQAIGRFCEMLGNPIVPYHSNLSDAQRLKIWWQVYQGNPAVVVGTRSAVFLPFQNLGLIVVDEEQDASYKQEERFRYQGRDVAVMRAHLEKIPIVLGSATPAVETLYNVEKGKYKIQRLNTRATRGVLPQVEIVDLTKVSWDQDSFLSAPLIEQLKVCLSRDEQAILFINRRGFANFLLCAHCGFAVHCPNCDVSLVYHRGQTLKCHYCELSYPRPEVCPQCGKTELLLIGSGTQRIEDRLTELFPNARVARLDRDTMGKKGQGQKILADFLNRKIDVLVGTQLVIKGHDFPYLTLVGVLLADQSINMGDFRAHERTFQMLTQVAGRAGRHHLPGRVMIQTFNPEHSSIQYAVKQDPDHFYENEKVYRQELFYPPFSKIVLLRFSSNQREKACEVSKKARLEIENFLKPSDQVNLLGPAACIIERLRNKYRWQLMLKLHHWQAVHSKLMNWLIEFEGRLPSGVQMAVDVDPLNTL